One stretch of Lachnospiraceae bacterium oral taxon 096 DNA includes these proteins:
- a CDS encoding class I SAM-dependent methyltransferase: MGLIENEFIKFMQKFDAHPFEMVINGNVHKIGEGDPTFSILVNKVPSVVDMLTSTSITLGEAYMNGDIQIQGDLYQALNMFLGQMGKFSTDQNKLKKLIFTSMSKKNQQKEVSSHYDIGNDFYKLWLDETMSYSCGYFAHETDTLYQAQCNKVHRILDKMDLKEGMSILDIGCGWGFLLIEAAKKYKVKGMGITLSHEQKAKFEERIKAEGLEDYLEVQLLDYRDLPKTGRMFDRIVSVGMLEHVGRGNYGEYLKAAKSVLVPGGIFVLHFISSLKEYPGDAWIKKYIFPGGVVPSLREIIQEASEQNYYTLDVESLRRHYNKTLLCWNKNFQAHRDEVVAMFDEKFARMWELYLCSCAATFWNGVIDLHQIVFTNGVNNDLPMTRWY; encoded by the coding sequence ATGGGACTTATCGAAAACGAATTTATTAAGTTTATGCAAAAATTTGATGCACATCCATTTGAAATGGTTATCAATGGCAATGTACATAAGATTGGTGAGGGAGATCCGACATTTTCGATCCTTGTGAATAAGGTACCTTCAGTTGTCGATATGCTAACGAGTACATCCATTACATTGGGTGAGGCCTATATGAATGGAGATATTCAAATTCAGGGAGATCTCTATCAGGCGCTCAATATGTTTCTTGGACAGATGGGAAAATTCTCAACAGACCAAAATAAGTTAAAGAAGTTGATCTTTACCTCGATGTCAAAGAAAAATCAGCAAAAGGAAGTATCTTCCCACTACGATATTGGAAATGATTTTTATAAATTGTGGCTTGACGAGACGATGAGCTATTCTTGTGGATATTTTGCTCATGAGACAGATACACTCTATCAGGCTCAGTGCAATAAGGTGCATCGCATCTTAGACAAGATGGACTTAAAAGAGGGCATGAGCATATTGGATATCGGCTGTGGATGGGGATTTTTGTTGATTGAGGCCGCAAAGAAGTACAAGGTTAAGGGAATGGGAATTACACTTAGCCATGAGCAAAAGGCAAAGTTTGAGGAGAGAATTAAGGCAGAGGGTCTTGAGGATTATCTTGAGGTGCAGCTTTTAGATTACAGAGATTTGCCAAAGACAGGAAGGATGTTTGACCGCATTGTCAGTGTTGGAATGCTTGAGCATGTGGGAAGAGGAAACTATGGTGAGTACTTAAAGGCTGCAAAATCTGTACTTGTTCCAGGTGGTATCTTTGTATTACACTTTATTAGTTCATTGAAGGAATATCCAGGTGATGCATGGATTAAGAAGTATATCTTCCCAGGTGGTGTAGTGCCAAGTCTTCGAGAGATTATTCAAGAGGCCAGCGAGCAGAATTACTATACTTTGGATGTGGAAAGTTTACGCAGACATTACAACAAGACACTGCTTTGTTGGAATAAAAATTTCCAGGCACATAGAGATGAGGTTGTGGCAATGTTTGATGAGAAATTTGCCAGAATGTGGGAGCTTTATCTTTGCAGCTGTGCAGCAACTTTCTGGAATGGTGTTATTGATTTGCATCAGATCGTATTTACCAATGGTGTCAATAATGACTTGCCAATGACCAGATGGTACTAA